ACACACCCATGTCCGTTGCCAGAGTGTCCGAAAACAGGAGCGAGTAATCACATGCCGCGATGATACGCAGGCTTTCTCCCTGCACGGCAAGGTGTTGGTTATCCGGCGAAACGGCCAGGTGAGAAGAACCCGAATAAGGCAGGTCCGCTGACACATACCATTCCGCGGTGTTTACTACTCTGATTCTGTCTGCGTAGTCGATGAATAGCCGTTTCCCATCTGCCGAAGCTTTCAATCCAAAGACGCGACTGCCTTGTAAGTAGAAAGTATCAAGTTCACCGGTAAGCGTGTGGTAGGCAAGAAACACGGAATCATCCTGATTCTTGCTCCAGTACAGCACATAATCCATTGTCTGGGGTTCCGGCGGTCTCGGTTCGGTGGGTTTATCCTCGCAACCTGATACCCAAAGCCAAACCAGTCCACCACAACCTAACAGTCCTGATAACAGGTGTCCCTTAGTGATCCGCATATGTTAACTCCAAGCCCGTCCCGACCCAGGGTGGCAGCCTTCTCCAAAGCTTCGGTTAGCACATCAAAATAGCTGCCGGCGCCTTGACATGTGATGTAGTAGCCCCAGCTATTGGAGAGAACGTCCGCGCCGTAGACGTAAGCATAGGTAATGGCTGTCGCCAGGACGCTTGGTGTTACGCCCTGTGCCCTGCCGTCATCGTGAAAGATCTTGACCGGCTTTATTGCTGTCGAAGGATTTAGCGAGATAATACCCGACGAACTGGCAAGACCTTCAAGACTGTCTGTCGTGTGAGACGCCCCGATGATCCCTGCGCAACCCATTCCGTGTGCTACGTAATCTCCAGGCACCGGAACATTGTCATAGTCAGCGAAATCAAAACCAGAGAGAACTCGCGATGCGGGCAAGTCTTCATGCGAAGTAATTCCGTCATCGACAACGGCGACAGTGATAGTATCATCGCTGAGCCCCGCGAAGTCCCACACCGACGCTGAATTGAAGGTTCCGATAACCTTCTTCGTATGGTATTGATAACCACTGTAATAGTCGAAAAGTCGGTACGATTGTGCTTCTATCCAGACGGCAAAGTCAGGATGCGCCCACCGAGTCTCCGGCAGGTTATAGTAGGCGTTGGCCAGGTCCAGTAGACGATAACCGCTGGAATCAGTATTCTTCAGAACGAATACGTTGGACATGCCGTCGATTTCATGATCGGTGACGACGCCGAAGAGGGCGTTAATGCTATCGATTTCATTCTGGGTCACATCCTCCTCGTAGGCCGCGCAGAAAGTCAGGCCCACCAGAAAAGAAGAGTCCGTCTCGTTCAAGTAGTAAGGCTCGACCAGGTAGACTCCGTCAATCGCCTGAACCGAGTCAAGGAAGCCACTATAACCCTGTCCCAGCGACAGGGCGCAAATCATGAAACCATCAATGGCATGGTTGTCGGAAATCACGCTGTCGATCCGGCCAATGGCAGACAGGATCGCTTCTTGTTCATTGGTACCGATTTCTTCGTCGAACTTGAGCGCAATTCTGGCTGAGTCGATGTTGAGGGGGATCGTCTCCCCTCCACCATAATAGTGCTGGCCATAACCTGGCCCGGCAGCCGCTAACAAGGCAGCCAGCACTACTGCTTGAGCATTTCTTCGTTTCATAACCCTTGTTCCTCCAAAAACGTCATCTCATCATCTGAACCGTGGGGTTGACAAGAAACGCCCCACGACCGAGGTCCTGGTAGTCGACAAATACCTCCTTCCTTATGTCATACAGATAAACAACGAACTGTCCCAACCCTCCTCCGCCCAGAAGAACCAGCCATCGGTCATCAGGCGTGACAGCCATCGTGTACGGTGGGCAGCCACACCAGGTGGGAGGGACATAGTCGTACGCAGATACCGTGTTGTGGATCTGATTCTTCGCCACATCGAAGACAGTAAACGTTCCCGGCGGGGGGGGTTCGCCACTGTGAACGCCGGGATTAGTGTAGAAGACGTACTTCCCGCCCGAGGTCATCGCGATTTCTCCGGCGCCAGGCACCATTATGTCGCGAAAGATGATCGAATCCGTCGCCACGTTGTAAACCTCGAACGCCCAGGTCCACAGAGGTGAAAGATCCAGATACAGGAATAGATTGGCTTCGTCCAATGACGGAACAACATGCACAACCCCTCCGTCCGCCATGGGTAATCGCGCGACCGGGAATTGTCCGTGGGCAAGATCTACCTTGTACACGAAGCCTCGCGTGCTAGTGCTCCAGCCCGCCGCACAGTAGAATGTCTTGCTGTCGGAAGAAAAACGGCCATATTCGGTCATGTCGGTATCGCTGAAAAGGACCGAGTAGTCAACCGTGCTCAGAATGAAGAGATCGTTCCCCGTGATGGCAACCAGCTGATTGTCCGGCGACACCACGACAGATCGACTGCGCTGGTAAGGGAGCTCAGCAAGCACACTGCGAGTTGAGGGGTCTATGACCACGACATTGGAATCCGTAGCCAAGTAAAGGCACTTGCCATCGGCGGAGGCAGTAATACCCCAGTTTGCCTCCCACGGAATTGTCGCCGAATCCACACGTCGTGTACTGGGGTAGTAAGTAAAGAGCCTGGGGCCAGCCAAATCACCGACATAGACCGGGTACTCTTTTGGCTGTTCAGGCTTGGTCGGCCGCTTGTTGCAGCCGTACGGCCACAGACAGGCCAGTCCGAGACCGGTAGCCACTGCTCCAAAAAACAATCCCTTGGTGACACGCATATGTTTACTCCATGCCGGGCCTGACTCGCCCGCACCCAGTGGTAAAGCGAATTATGCGGGCGAAGTTGTCAAGTGAAATCTTGCGAACAATCGCACGGTTGGTCGACGATTTGAGAACGCCTGGGCTTTTCTCGAATTCAATGGTTTATCTGCCATTCCGGCACGTGACATGCCAGAAACCAATGCCCGGAAAACAAAGGACCCTTATAGTGTCCTGCAATTGGCAATCGTAAAGGACAAGGCGGTTACGGACGATGCCGTCTGTGATTGCCAATGTCCGCCCGTCTGGAGTCAATGCGAGATCGCTTCCGAATGCGGGCGTAGGGTCACTGAATTCACATATACTCGCGCTCCATATAGAATCAATAATCTTATTCCCGATATGATACCTGGCAAATGAATAGGCGTGAGGGGGCCAGCCGTGCAGGTCGCCCGGGCCAGTAAAATACAAATGCTCTTTGTCCGGCGACACTGCCATATCCCCGCACCCCGGCGCCACCAGATCGCGAAACATGAGACTATCCCCGGCGACGTCAAAAACATCAAGGTACATATAACAGTTGCCAAGCGAGCGAAAGATGAATAACAACTTCTCGTCTCGGGACGGGACAACTCTGAATACAGGGAAGTCGTCTGGTATGCAGATGGAATCGGACTCAAAGCCCTTTTCTAAGTCCAGCCGGTAAATCGAGCGGCAGGATGAACTGGCACCTGGGGCGTACAGTCGACTCCCGTTGGCACTGAAAATCGACCGATTTACTCCCAGCGTATCCTGGTAAACCACTGAGTAGTTCTGTGACGATATGATACGAAGGTTCCCACTTTGGACCGCGACGTAACGATTGTCAGGCGAAACCGCAACCCCGTACCATCCAGAGTAGGGCAGGTCAACAATCGGCTTGTAGTCCTCGGTGCCGAAGACTCTGGTTTTGTCGCTGTAACTGATGAAGAGCCGCCGGCCATCGGCTGATACGTTCATATCATACACTTGCGTTCCTGGAATAAAGAACGAGTCGATCTCGCCAGTGAGTGTGTGGTAGCCGAAAAACGTCGAATCAGTAACGTAGCGATTCCAATAGAAAACATAGTTTTTCGCCTCCACCGGCGGCGGTTTGGTGGGGTTATCGTCGCAACCGAAAGGCCACAGGCAGGCCAGTCCGAGACCGGTAGCCACTACTCCAATAAACAATCCCTTGGTGACACGCATATGTTTACTCCATGCCGGGCGTGAATCGCCCGCACTCAACTCCGAGGTGGATCACTCTGCCTAACTTGTCAAGTGATTTCTTAACCCAAAAGTTCAGAATAACTGGGTCACACAACGTGTGAAGAAAATCTTGAATACGAAAACCGGACGCATTACGTTGTATTGATGACCTTTTGCGAGGGTAAGCCGAACAGAACGGAGTCGGCGATCGGTGAGCACATCTGACAAGAAACTCAAACTCCTCTTCCTCTGCACCGGGAACTCGTGCCGGAGCCAGATGGCCGAAGGGTGGGCCAGGTATCTAAAAGGCGACCAGATCGAGCCGTACTCGGCGGGCACGGTCGGCCACGGTCTCAATCCGCGAGCAGTCGCGGTCATGCGCGAAGCGGAGGTCGATATTTCCGGCCATCAATCCAAGACTCTGGCCGAATTGCCCGCGCTCGAGTTTGACTACGTGATCACCGTTTGCGCTGATGCCGACCGCGCCTGTCCGGTGTTTCCGGGGAAGGCGATCAAGATTCATCGGGGGTTCGATGACCCGCCAAAACTGGCTAAAGACGCCCGGTCGGAGGAAGAGGCTTTATCCCATTACCGCCGGGTCAGGGATGAAATTCGGGCGTTCGTGGAGACACTGCCGGAAAGTCTGCCGCGGGCCAAAGCGCGCTAATGGCGCCCTTGTGCTGTCAGGGCGACTCTGCCCGACAGCACGCAGCACTAGCCTTATCTGTGGAGGCAAACCCCATGCGCTCCAAGCCGATCATAAAAAAGGATGAATTTGGTGGTGTTTTCTGCTATTTTGTCCGGTGTAAACTGTGGAGCCATTTTGGGTGGCTCCATGAGCGGTTGGTTTCGTGTCGGGCGGCTTGACTTTGGCCCGGGCCGATTGTTGTTTGGCGGTCCGAAGAGGTATCAGACGCGACCCTAACCAGATAACCGGTCGTGGGATGCCTGACTACTGGTCCGGAATGGCGCAAAGGCTCGAGTTATTTGAGTGACTGACGACGGTCGATAATACTTTTGGCTGTTGGATGGACATTGAAATGAGTTTGCGCGTCATGGCTTACCGGCTCGGAAAACAACCAACCAAGTTAATGGGAGATAGGAAGTATGAGTAGCCAAACCGCCGGGCACGGCTCATCGGAAACGGGCAAAGGCCGTCCGGCTTTCAACGCCTTTCATATGGCGCAAACACAGTTCGATCATGTCGCCGACCTGCTGAATCTGGATCCCCCCACGCGGGCGCTCCTGCGCGAACCTCTTCGTGAATACAAGTTTTTGCTTCCGATTCGTACCGACGACGGCACAGTGCGGGTGTTCCAGGGGTTTCGCGTGCAGCACAACGATGCACGCGGCCCGTGCAAGGGGGGAATCAGGTTTCATCCAGCCGAAACGATCGACACGGTCCGCGCCCTGGCTATGTGGATGACCTGGAAATGTTCTGTTGTAGATATTCCGCTCGGCGGTGGTAAGGGGGGCGTGATATGCGACCCGCACAATTTAAGTGAGCGCGAGCAAGAAGCGATTTGCCGCGGCTGGGTGCGGCAGTTGGCGCGCAATGTCGGACCGGTGGCCGATGTGCCGGCGCCTGATGTCATGACCTCCGGCCAGCACATGCTCTGGATGCTGGATGAGTACGAGCGGATATTGGGCGGCAAGTTTCCGGGGTTCATTACCGGCAAGCCGGTGGGGATGGGAGGGTCGCTGGGCCGCACCGAGGCGACCGGCTACGGCGTGGTCTATACGATTCGCGAAGCGCTCAAGCAGCTTGGCCTGCCGCTGGAGAAGACCACCGCATCGGTTCAGGGATTCGGTAATGTGGCCCAGTACGCGATCGAACTTTTTCAGCGCCTCGGCGGCAAAGTAGTCTGTGTCTCTTGCTGGGATCAGTCGGACCAGAAGTCGTACTCATTCCTGAAGAAGGACGGGGTCGATCTGTATGGTCTGCAGAAAATCACCGACCGCTTCGGCGGGATCGACAAAGGAAAGGCCAAGAGCCAGGGTTATACGATAGTCGACGGCGGCGAGTGGATCTCGCAGGAGGTCGATATCCTCATTCCGGCGGCACTCGAAAATCAGGTGACCGGAGAAAACGCAGAGCGGATCAGCCCTAAAGTGCGTGTTATTGCCGAGGGCGCCAATGGCCCGACTACTCCGGACGCGGACAAGGTCATCCACCAAAAAGGGATCTTCCTGATTCCGGATTTCCTTGCCAACGCCGGCGGAGTAACGTGCAGCTACTTCGAACAGGTCCAGAGCAACATGAATTACTACTGGGAAAAGGACGACGTCCTGCAGAAGCTGGATGTCAAGATGACCAACGCCTTCCTGGCGGTCAGCGAGCTGTCGAAGAAGCGAAGTCTGTACATGCGTGACGCCGCCTACGTGATCGCGATCGATCGCGTCGCGCGGGCCTGCCACGAACGCGGCTGGGTGTGAAGGCCCCAGCATAAGTACGTGGCTTGCATGAGACGTTTTTTCCGGGCCGGGCTGCGTCAGTCGACTTCTTGCTGGCGGGCAAGATGAGGGCTTTCGCCAACCCGGCCCCGTTATTATTGTTTACCAGATATGAGCGAACCGGTGTTGCCCGAACAGAATTCCGACGGTGACCTGCTCGGCCAGTTGCAGAGCCAGGCGAGGGAGCTCGACTGCTTGTATCGGGTCGAGGAGGCCCTTGGGCGTCTCGAGGAGACGATCGAAGACGTTTGCCCGCGCATAATCGAGGCGATTCCCCCGGGCTGGCAGCATCCGGAGGCCTGCGTGGCGCGCATCAAGATCGGCGACCAGATCTGGACATCGCCGAATTTCATCGAGACTGCCTGGGGGCTGCACGCCGAGATTAACTCCAGCGGCAGGCCGGTAGGGCGGGTGAGCGTCTACTACATCCACCGTACACCCTCGGGCGAAAACGGGCCGTTCCTAAAAGAGGAGGCTCGCCTGCTGAGGACGATCGCTACTCGAATCGGACAGCGGCTTTCGCACCAGCGGGTGCGCGAGTCAGCGGTCCAGTTCGGGAGGCACGATCCTGAACCGCAGCGCGAAGAATGGCGGATCGTTCTACAAATGCTGGAGCAGACCGACCGCAGCCTCTACCTCCGGGTGGTGCGCCGAATGCTCAACCATCTCTGCTGGAGCGGCGTGAAGGACGCGGAGTCACTGCTCGAGGGATTTGCCAAGGACGTAGCCAAGGCCGAGGATGTCCTTCGGGGGGAGTGGAACCAGCCGCATCGCCTGCAGACAATCCATTTCAGTTCCGCGCTGGTATCCGAGGTACTTCGTATCGCGGCCGAGAACCTGACAGAAGAGGACGCGCTTCGCCTGGTCCAGAAATGGATTCAGGAAGACAAACTGTCTTACCTGGTGCAGGTAGTGAATCGCAACCTGTCGCTCTCGGATGTAGCCGATGCCATCCGCAGGTACCATCACCTGGCCGATGAGGTTGGCGATACGGTTTCGCCGAACAAGCGCGGAATCGAAGTGTCGCTTATCCGGCGGTTGCTCTCCGATCAGCTGCAGTATATCAATGTCGCCAAGAACTTTATCGAGGTGCGCGACTTCTATCAACTGCTCAGCCGGGTCGTGTATACGTCGAGCAGCCAGGGCAGACTGGGCGGCAAAAGCGCCGGGCTTTATCTGGCAACTCAGATCCTGAAAAAGAAAGCGGCTCGCAATGAGCTCTTGGCCGACGTGCGCGTGCCGCGCACATGGTACGTAGCGTCCGATTCGCTCATCCACTTCATGCATTACAACGACTTCGACGAGGTGGTCGAGCAGAAATACAAACCGCTCAGCCAGGTGCGTTTCGAGTATCCTCATATCGTGCAAACGTTCAAGAACGCGCACTTCCCCGCGGATATTGTCAATGGCCTCTCGGTGGCGCTCGACGAACTGGGCGAACGTCCGCTTATCGTGCGCAGTTCCAGTTTGCTCGAAGATCGCATCGGTGCTGCGTTTTCCGGCAAGTACTGCAGTCTCTTTCTGGCCAATCAGGGACCCAAGCGAAAACGGCTGGAGGCACTGCTCGATGCGATCGCCGAGGTGTACGCCTCGATGTTCGGCCCTGACCCGATGGAGTATCGCGCTGAACGCGGATTGATCGACGTCAACGAAGAAATGGGGATCATGATCCAGGAGGTGGTCGGAAATCGGGTGGGCAAGTACTTCCTGCCGACTGTCGCCGGGGTGGCGTTCAGCAACAACGAATTCCGGTGGTCGCCGCGAATCGACCGTGAGGACGGCCTTCTGCGCCTGGTGCCCGGCCTGGGCACGAGAGCGGTGGACCGCCTCAACGATGACTATCCGGTTCTTCTGGCGCCTGGGAATCCGTCGATACGCGTCACCACCGATCCCGAAGAGATTGCTCACTATTCGCCGCGGCGACTCGACGTGCTCAATCTCGAAACCAACGCCTTTGAGACTATCGATCTGAGACACTTCCTCGAGAACGGCGGCGAGGAGCTGCCGGGCATTCACGACATGGTTTCGCTGTACGAGTTCCACCACCTGCGGACCCCGTCGCCCATGCAGACCGAGCTCGGCCCCGGCGAAGTGGTGGTGACTTTCGACGGTCTGGTGAAGCGCACCGATTTCTGTCGCGAGGTCAAGGCGATTCTGGACACACTTCGCGAAACGCTGGGCGTGCCGGTGGATATTGAGTTTGCCAGCGACGGCCGTCACTTCTACTTGCTGCAATGCCGACCGCAGAATCTATCCGGCTCGGACGCGCCCGCGGCCATTCCTCGTAATGCGCCCGCGCATGACATCCTGTTCACGACAGGTAAGCACATCGGCAACGGCCAGGTGCCGAACATCACGCACATCGTTTATGTCGAACCGCACCGGTATGCGGCGCTGGAGACGCGCTCGGAGATGCTGGAGGTGGGCCGGGCGGTGGGGTATCTCAACAAGCTTCTGCCCAAGCGGCAGTTCGTGCTGATCGGTCCCGGGCGCTGGGGCAGCCGGGGAGACATTCGCCTTGGTGTAAGTGTCACCTACGCCGATATCAGCAATGCCGGCTGCCTGATCGAGGTGGCGCGCCGTCGCGGTTCATACATTCCCGAGTTGTCATTCGGAACGCATTTCTTCCAGGACCTAGTCGAGACGGGAATCAGGTATCTGCCGCTGTATCCCGACGAGGAAGGGACTATATTCAACGAGCATTTCCTGTTGTACTCGCACAATTCACTGGTCGACCTGGCGCCCGAATTTGCCCAGTTGGGCGACACGGTGCGGGTGATCGATGTGCCGTCGGCATCGGGAGGCAAGGTGTTGAATATCCTCATGAACGCCGACATGGGTATGGCCATGGGGGTATTCGAGGGTCAGGCCAGCTGGGTTCGGCCGACCGCCGCCGAGGAACTGGCCGAACCGGTGTCAGGCGAGCGCCATTGGCGCTGGCGAATGCAGATGATCGAGCGGCTGGCGCGGCAGCTCGACGCTGATAAGTTGGGGGTGGTCAATCTTTACTTGTTGGGCAGCACCAAGAACGCCACCGCCGGGCCGAGCAGCGATGTAGATCTGATCGTGCACTTCCGCGGTGAGCCGCAACAGTTAGAGCAGCTAAAATGCTGGTTGGCGGGATGGAGCCAGTGCCTGGCGGAGGCCAATTACATTCGAACGGGCGTGCGATCCGACGGGCTGCTTGATGTGCGCGTGGTCACCGATGACGACATCGCACGTCAGAATGCGTGGGCGGCGAAGATCAGCGCGCCGAGCGATGCCGCCCGGCCGCTGCCGATCAGGCGCAAACGCGAATAGCGCGGCTAAAACCGCTTCGTGTAGATATGGCAATAGGGGGTCTTACCGGTGCGATCGTAGTAGTCCTGATGATAGTCCTCCGCCGGCCAGAACGATTCGGCCATCGCTAATTCTGTGGCGACCTTGTACCCTCTGCCCTTGAGTATGTCAATCAGCTTCTGCGATGTCTGTTTCTGGGCATCGTCGGTATAGAATATCGCCGAGCGGTACTGATCGCCGACATCGGGTCCCTGGCGATCCACTTGGGTGGGATCATGAATCTCAAAGAACAGCCTGGCGAGGGTTTCAAAATTGGTTTTGGTCGGATCGAACACAACTTCGACCGTCTCGGCATGGCCGGTGTTTCCGGTGCAGACCTCTTTGTAGTCCGGATTATCCTTTGAGCCGCCCATGTAGCCGACCCGGGTACTGATGACACCGTCTGCTTCTTTCAAGAGATGCTCGGTCCCCCAGAAGCAACCTCCCGCGAAATAGGCAGTGCCGGTTTTGGCGGTCGAGGTTGCCGGCACGAAGTTTAGCGAGATCGAATTGACGCAGTGGCGCGTGTCCTTTTCGGTGAAGCGCTCGCCGAAAAAGACGTGCCCCAGGTGCCCGCCGCAGCGGGCGCAGGTGATCTCGGTCCGGTGACCGTCGGCATCCACGGACTGCTTCACAGCACCGGCTATGGCGTCGTCGAAACTGGGCCAGCCGCAGCCGGAGTCGAACTTATCGGTAGAGTTGAACAGGGCCGCGCCGCACTGCTTACACGTGTACGTGCCGGATTCGTGATGGTTGCAGTACTGCCCGGTAAACGGGGCTTCGGTGCCTTTATGAACTATAACACGTTCTTCGGAGGGGGTCAGCTTGTTAAGCGTCATACTCTCACCCTTGCTGTTTTCGCTGCGCAGGCCCTTGCTCGCGGCCAGAAAGAGCAAGCCCAGCAGGACTACGACATAGCCGATGATTCTGATCTTGGTGGACGGCATAAATGCTCCTTCAGAATCCAAGACAATTTGTCTCGACGATTTGTTCCCGCGCCAATCGAATAGGTTCGGGTTATCGTAGTACTAATGTCGAGTTCATGCCGGGCACCACGCTGGTTGACATGTCCCTGGACGACAAATAGTTTTGTATCCGAATTAAGGAGTTTCGCGAATGTATAGCGCCGGTGGAGCGGCGGCCGCAGCGGCGAAACGGCGCCGCGAGCAAAAAGAGGAAGAGGAAATGACCCGGTATAACAGCGGTGATCTATCCGGTTGGGAATTCAAAATCGTTCGCTCTGCCACGGGCCGGTTTTCCAGCCGCGAAGCGGTTCAGAGCCTGTGTGCCGAGGAAGCCCGAGCGGGATGGGAGCTGCTCGAGAAATTCGACAACAGTCGGATCAGATTTAAGCGGCGGATCGAACGTCGCGCTCAGGATCAGACGCTGGCGGTTGACCCGTATCGCACGCATGTGGGGATCAGCGAGGGCGGACTGGCGTTCGTGATTATAGGGGTCATTGTTGCCGTGGCGCTGGCGGCTGTGCTGGTCGGTTCCGCCATGAAATGATCGAGTGTGGCTCGGCTATAGTAGGCAGCCAACGGCTTGCTGTGGGTTTGTCGATTGTTCCCAACCCGACATTTACTCTACT
The window above is part of the Candidatus Zixiibacteriota bacterium genome. Proteins encoded here:
- a CDS encoding S8 family serine peptidase, which produces MKRRNAQAVVLAALLAAAGPGYGQHYYGGGETIPLNIDSARIALKFDEEIGTNEQEAILSAIGRIDSVISDNHAIDGFMICALSLGQGYSGFLDSVQAIDGVYLVEPYYLNETDSSFLVGLTFCAAYEEDVTQNEIDSINALFGVVTDHEIDGMSNVFVLKNTDSSGYRLLDLANAYYNLPETRWAHPDFAVWIEAQSYRLFDYYSGYQYHTKKVIGTFNSASVWDFAGLSDDTITVAVVDDGITSHEDLPASRVLSGFDFADYDNVPVPGDYVAHGMGCAGIIGASHTTDSLEGLASSSGIISLNPSTAIKPVKIFHDDGRAQGVTPSVLATAITYAYVYGADVLSNSWGYYITCQGAGSYFDVLTEALEKAATLGRDGLGVNICGSLRDTCYQDC
- a CDS encoding arsenate reductase ArsC, which gives rise to MSTSDKKLKLLFLCTGNSCRSQMAEGWARYLKGDQIEPYSAGTVGHGLNPRAVAVMREAEVDISGHQSKTLAELPALEFDYVITVCADADRACPVFPGKAIKIHRGFDDPPKLAKDARSEEEALSHYRRVRDEIRAFVETLPESLPRAKAR
- a CDS encoding Glu/Leu/Phe/Val dehydrogenase, which produces MSSQTAGHGSSETGKGRPAFNAFHMAQTQFDHVADLLNLDPPTRALLREPLREYKFLLPIRTDDGTVRVFQGFRVQHNDARGPCKGGIRFHPAETIDTVRALAMWMTWKCSVVDIPLGGGKGGVICDPHNLSEREQEAICRGWVRQLARNVGPVADVPAPDVMTSGQHMLWMLDEYERILGGKFPGFITGKPVGMGGSLGRTEATGYGVVYTIREALKQLGLPLEKTTASVQGFGNVAQYAIELFQRLGGKVVCVSCWDQSDQKSYSFLKKDGVDLYGLQKITDRFGGIDKGKAKSQGYTIVDGGEWISQEVDILIPAALENQVTGENAERISPKVRVIAEGANGPTTPDADKVIHQKGIFLIPDFLANAGGVTCSYFEQVQSNMNYYWEKDDVLQKLDVKMTNAFLAVSELSKKRSLYMRDAAYVIAIDRVARACHERGWV
- a CDS encoding PEP/pyruvate-binding domain-containing protein — encoded protein: MSEPVLPEQNSDGDLLGQLQSQARELDCLYRVEEALGRLEETIEDVCPRIIEAIPPGWQHPEACVARIKIGDQIWTSPNFIETAWGLHAEINSSGRPVGRVSVYYIHRTPSGENGPFLKEEARLLRTIATRIGQRLSHQRVRESAVQFGRHDPEPQREEWRIVLQMLEQTDRSLYLRVVRRMLNHLCWSGVKDAESLLEGFAKDVAKAEDVLRGEWNQPHRLQTIHFSSALVSEVLRIAAENLTEEDALRLVQKWIQEDKLSYLVQVVNRNLSLSDVADAIRRYHHLADEVGDTVSPNKRGIEVSLIRRLLSDQLQYINVAKNFIEVRDFYQLLSRVVYTSSSQGRLGGKSAGLYLATQILKKKAARNELLADVRVPRTWYVASDSLIHFMHYNDFDEVVEQKYKPLSQVRFEYPHIVQTFKNAHFPADIVNGLSVALDELGERPLIVRSSSLLEDRIGAAFSGKYCSLFLANQGPKRKRLEALLDAIAEVYASMFGPDPMEYRAERGLIDVNEEMGIMIQEVVGNRVGKYFLPTVAGVAFSNNEFRWSPRIDREDGLLRLVPGLGTRAVDRLNDDYPVLLAPGNPSIRVTTDPEEIAHYSPRRLDVLNLETNAFETIDLRHFLENGGEELPGIHDMVSLYEFHHLRTPSPMQTELGPGEVVVTFDGLVKRTDFCREVKAILDTLRETLGVPVDIEFASDGRHFYLLQCRPQNLSGSDAPAAIPRNAPAHDILFTTGKHIGNGQVPNITHIVYVEPHRYAALETRSEMLEVGRAVGYLNKLLPKRQFVLIGPGRWGSRGDIRLGVSVTYADISNAGCLIEVARRRGSYIPELSFGTHFFQDLVETGIRYLPLYPDEEGTIFNEHFLLYSHNSLVDLAPEFAQLGDTVRVIDVPSASGGKVLNILMNADMGMAMGVFEGQASWVRPTAAEELAEPVSGERHWRWRMQMIERLARQLDADKLGVVNLYLLGSTKNATAGPSSDVDLIVHFRGEPQQLEQLKCWLAGWSQCLAEANYIRTGVRSDGLLDVRVVTDDDIARQNAWAAKISAPSDAARPLPIRRKRE
- a CDS encoding bifunctional methionine sulfoxide reductase B/A protein translates to MTLNKLTPSEERVIVHKGTEAPFTGQYCNHHESGTYTCKQCGAALFNSTDKFDSGCGWPSFDDAIAGAVKQSVDADGHRTEITCARCGGHLGHVFFGERFTEKDTRHCVNSISLNFVPATSTAKTGTAYFAGGCFWGTEHLLKEADGVISTRVGYMGGSKDNPDYKEVCTGNTGHAETVEVVFDPTKTNFETLARLFFEIHDPTQVDRQGPDVGDQYRSAIFYTDDAQKQTSQKLIDILKGRGYKVATELAMAESFWPAEDYHQDYYDRTGKTPYCHIYTKRF